One window of Balearica regulorum gibbericeps isolate bBalReg1 chromosome 10, bBalReg1.pri, whole genome shotgun sequence genomic DNA carries:
- the USP19 gene encoding ubiquitin carboxyl-terminal hydrolase 19 isoform X6 encodes MSSSTNAPGQRRVSRGLDDATNKKKQKDRANQESREELLLDWKQNADEIIVKLNLGSGALKVEDVDAAFTDTDCVVKLPDGRQWSCQFYEEIESSCSKVQCKKGNFLQLVLQKKIPLHTWSSLLKRRKDGSKELAKGAACWENGKEKAASAELAPEEPRAEGAELPRSRREPSNPKRAPGRSEALGGKSPASPGMQSGPSAKRAVYVKVAPTEEEPNARVTGSVEPSKGHSGRAGSRRNGRANQIDAPTAIADLAPPLEKAVVLAKETVPVEIPPLATTTEVFPHRVATCLEKRVLQPGSPAEALRGRDCTSVLGETSKAVPVATPPLGRDGEKRDWSKDDVALEAAADEPEPFVSLTFVKNDSYEKGNDLVVVHVYVKEIHKETSRVLFREQDFTLVFQTSDTNFLRLHPGCGPHTVFRWQVKLRNLIEPDQCTYNFTVSRIDVCLKKRQSQRWGGLEAPATRGAVGGAKVAMPTGPTPLDKNPPGSNQHPLSNKEEARGSDKEKPRVEDGGLDGVAARTAPEHVAVKQEPHIPSPKPTCMVPPMTHSPVSTESVEDDEDEDEKKKVCLPGFTGLVNLGNTCFMNSVIQSLSNTRELRDYFHDRSFESEINYNNPLGTGGRLAIGFAMLLRALWKGTHHAFQPSKLKAIVASKASQFTGYAQHDAQEFMAFLLDGLHEDLNRIQNKPYTETVDSDGRPDEVVAEEAWQRHKMRNDSFIVDLFQGQYKSKLVCPVCSKVSITFDPFLYLPVPLPQKQKVLTVYYFAKEPHKKPIKFLVSISKENSSAMEVLDSVAHSVHVKPENLRLAEVIKNRFHRMFLPSNSLDTVSPTDLLLCFEVLSPELAKERVVELQVQQRPQVPSGPVAKCAACQKKQLPEDEKLRRCTRCYRVGYCNVACQKTHWPDHKALCRPENIGFPFLISVPESRLTYARLAQLLEGYARYSVSVFQPPFQLGRMSPEQGLQPLLPDKLEPLAKSSCAAATSAPEPGDGDRASSFLQEPPLSPAVPELHPEPGDTGTVRSKVLAARSSLLSLDSGFSEHMESQGDSCCEKEPSYERALKPEAAIPGYQHTPDSLSARATQFYINKIDAANREHKLEDKGDTPLELTDDCSLALVWKNNERLKEFVLVESKELECVEDPGSASEAARAGHFTLEQCLNLFTKPEVLAPEEAWYCPKCKQHREASKQLMLWRLPNVLIIQLKRFSFRSFIWRDKINDMVDFPVRSLDLSKFCIGRKGEQQLPMYDLYAVINHYGGMIGGHYTAYARLPNDKNSQRSDVGWRLFDDSTVTTVDESQVVTRYAYVLFYRRRNSPVERPLPGQPPDHRAEHTPSAEAAASQASLIWQELEAEEQELQLEAPQRPARNSWRPRGQKRSPGTPQHPDEGCVRYFVLATTAAIVALFLNVFYPLIYQTRWR; translated from the exons ATGTCCAGCAGCACCAATGCCCCTGGCCAGAGGAGAGTGTCTCGGGGCTTGGACGATGCCACCAACAAGAAGAAGCAGAAGGATCGAGCTAaccaggagagcagggaag agctgctgctggactgGAAGCAGAATGCTGATGAGATCATTGTCAAGCTGAACTTGGGCAGCGGCGCTCTGAAAGTGGAGGATGTAGATGCTGCTTTCACCGACACGGATTGTGTGGTCAAACTACCAG ACGGGCGCCAGTGGAGCTGTCAGTTCTACGAGGAGATTGAGAGCTCATGCAGCAAAGTCCAGTGCAAGAAGGGCAATTTTCTACAGCTTGTGCTGCAGAAGAAGATCCCACTGCATACCTGGTCTTCACTTCTG aagagaaggaaagacgGATCCAAAGAGCTGGCCAAAGGGGCTGCATGCTGGGAGAACGGGAAGGAAaaggctgcttctgcagaactGGCCCCTGAAGAGCCCAGGGCTGAAGGTGCAGAGCTGCCAAGGTCCCGGCGGGAGCCCTCCAACCCCAAGCGTGCTCCGGGAAGAAGCGAGGCCCTGGGAGGAAAAAGCCCAGCCAGCCCAGGGATGCAGAGCGGCCCCAGTGCCAAGCGGGCAGTATACGTCAAAGTGGCTCCCACTGAAGAGGAGCCAAATGCCAGAGTCACTGGGAGCGTGGAGCCCAGCAAAGGGCACAGCgggagggcaggcagccgcCGCAATGGCAGAGCCAACCAGATCGATGCACCGACAGCCATTGCAGACCTTGCACCGCCACTGGAGAAG GCTGTGGTTTTGGCCAAGGAGACTGTTCCCGTGGAGATACCACCTCTTGCGACTACCACAGAGGTCTTTCCCCACCGTGTTGCCACCTGCTTGGAGAAGAGAGTCTtgcagccaggcagccctgcTGAGGCCTTGCGGGGCCGGGACTGCACGTCTGTTCTGGGAGAGACCTCTAAGGCTGTCCCAGTGGCCACTCCTCCCCTGGGCAGAGACGGTGAGAAAAGGGACTGGTCCAAGGACGACGTGGctctggaagcagcagctgatg AGCCAGAGCCTTTTGTGAGCCTGACCTTCGTCAAGAATGACTCATATGAGAAGGGCAATGACTTGGTGGTGGTACACGTCTACGTGAAAGAGATCCACAAGGAGACGTCCAGGGTGTTGTTCCGGGAGCAGGACTTCACGCTGGTGTTCCAGACAAG CGACACAAACTTCCTCCGCCTCCATCCTGGCTGTGGGCCCCACACAGTGTTCCGGTGGCAGGTGAAGCTCAG GAACCTTATTGAGCCAGACCAGTGCACATACAACTTCACGGTGTCTCGCATCGATGTCTGCCTGAAGAAACGCCAGAGCCAGcgctggggggggctggaggctCCAGCCACACGAG GTGCAGTGGGTGGTGCAAAGGTTGCCATGCCTACAGGCCCTACCCCTCTGGACAAGAACCCCCCAGGCAGTAACCAGCACCCCCTGTCCAACAAGGAGGAGGCCCGAGGCAGTGACAAAGAGAAGCCACGTGTGGAAGATGGGGGTCTGGATGGCGTGGCAGCCCGTACGGCCCCAGAGCACGTGGCAGTGAAGCAAGAGCCGCACATCCCCTCG CCTAAACCGACATGCATGGTGCCACCAATGACACATAGCCCTGTGAGCACGGAGAGCGTGGAGgatgatgaggatgaggatgagaagaagaaagtgtGCCTGCCTGGCTTCACGGGGCTGGTGAACTTGGGCAACACCTGCTTCATGAACAGCGTCATCCAGTCCCTGTCCAACACCCGGGAGCTGCGCGACTATTTCCATG ATCGATCCTTTGAGTCGGAAATCAACTACAACAACCCGCTGGGGACGGGGGGACGCCTGGCCATTGGCTTTGCCATGCTGCTGCGAGCGCTGTGGAAGGGCACGCAccatgccttccagccctctAAACTGAAG GCAATCGTGGCCAGCAAGGCCAGCCAGTTCACTGGCTATGCCCAGCACGACGCTCAGGAGTTCATGGCCTTCCTGCTCGATGGCTTGCATGAGGACCTCAACCGGATCCAGAACAAGCCCTACACGGAGACCGTTGACTCAGATGGGAGGCCTGATGAG GTGGTAGCTGAGGAGGCCTGGCAGCGACACAAAATGAGAAACGACTCTTTCATTGTGGACCTCTTCCAGGGCCAGTACAAATCCAAGCTGGTGTGCCCAGTGTGTTCCAAG GTTTCCATCACCTTTGACCCCTTCCTGTACCTCCCCGTGCCCCTCCCGCAGAAGCAGAAGGTGCTGACTGTCTACTACTTTGCAAAGGAGCCGCACAAGAAACCCATCAAG TTCCTTGTGAGTATCAGCAAGGAGAACTCCAGTGCCATGGAGGTACTTGACTCAGTGGCCCACAGTGTACACGTGAAACCAGAGAACCTGCGCCTGGCAGAG GTGATTAAGAATCGCTTCCACCGTATGTTCCTGCCATCCAACTCGCTGGACACGGTCTCCCCCACggacctgctgctctgctttgaggtgctgtccccagagctggctAAGGAGCGGGTGGTGGAGCTGCAGGTCCAGCAG CGTCCACAGGTGCCTAGCGGCCCTGTCGCCAAGTGTGCGGCCTGCCAGAAGAAGCAGCTGCCGGAGGATGAGAAGCTCAGGCGCTGCACGAGGTGCTATCGAGTCGGTTACTGCAACGT GGCATGTCAGAAAACACACTGGCCAGACCACAAGGCTTTGTGCCGCCCCGAGAACATTGGTTTCCCCTTCCTCATCAGTGTGCCAGAATCCCGTCTCACCTACGCCCGCCTggctcagctgctggagggCTACGCAAG GTACTCTGTCAGCGTGTTCCAGCCTCCGTTCCAGCTGGGCCGGATGTCACcggagcaggggctgcagcctctgctcccgGACAAGCTGGAGCCCCTGGCCAagagcagctgtgcagcagccaCCTCTGCCCCTGAGCCGGGGGATGGGGACAGAGCTTCCAGCTTCCTGCAGGAGCCCCCACTCTCGCCAGCTGTGCCTGAGCTGCACCCAGAGCCAGGGGACACCGGCACAGTCCGGAGCAAGGTTCTGGCAGCAAGAAGTTCCCTCTTGAGTTTGGATTCAGGCTTCTCCGAGCACATGGAGTCGCAGGGCGACAGCTGTTGCGAGAAGGAGCCGTCCTATGAGAGAGCCCTCAAGCCAGAAG CTGCCATTCCTGGGTACCAACACACTCCAGACTCGCTGAGTGCCCGTGCCACGCAGTTCTACATCAACAAGATCGATGCTGCCAACCGTGAGCACAAGCTGGAAGATAAAG GTGACACCCCCCTGGAGCTGACAGATGACTGCTCCCTCGCCCTGGTATGGAAGAACAACGAGCGCCTCAAGGAGTTTGTGTTGGTGGAGTCCAAGGAGCTGGAGTGCGTGGAGGACCCAGGCTCGGCCAGCGAAGCAGCCCGGGCTGGTCACTTCACCCTGGAGCAATGCCTCAATCTCTTCACCAAGCCCGAAGTCCTGGCCCCAGAGGAAGCGTG GTACTGCCCCAAGTGCAAGCAGCACCGTGAGGCCTCCAAGCAGCTGATGCTGTGGCGCCTGCCCAACGTCCTCATCATCCAGCTCAAGCGCTTCTCATTCCGCAGCTTTATTTGGAGGGACAAGATCAACGACATGGTGGACTTCCCCGTCCG GAGCCTGGACCTGAGCAAGTTCTGCATTGGCCGGAAGGGCGAGCAGCAGCTGCCCATGTATGACCTGTATGCTGTGATCAACCACTATGGAGGCATGATTGGGGGGCACTACACAGCGTACGCCCGCCTGCCCAACGACAAGAACAGCCAGCGCAGCGACGTGG GCTGGCGGCTCTTTGACGACAGTACGGTCACCACTGTGGATGAGAGCCAGGTGGTAACCAGATACGCGTATGTCCTCTTCTACCGCCGGAGGAACTCTCCTGTGGAGAGACCCCTGCCAGGGCAACCCCCAGACCACCGAGCCGAGCACACCCCCTCTGCCgaagctgctgccagccag GCTTCTCTGATCTGGCAGGAACTGGAGGCTGAAGAACAAGAACTGCAGCTCGAGGCACCCCAAAGGCCTGCAAGAAACTCCTGGAGGCCCCGTGGCCAGAAGCGGAGTCCGGgtaccccccagcacccagacGAAGGCTGCGTCAGATACTTCGTCTTGGCCACCACGGCCGCAATTGTCGCTCTCTTCCTGAACGTCTTCTACCCGCTCATTTACCAGACCCGCTGGAGATAG
- the USP19 gene encoding ubiquitin carboxyl-terminal hydrolase 19 isoform X13, producing MSSSTNAPGQRRVSRGLDDATNKKKQKDRANQESREVSRPELKQAETAQEKDSEEELLLDWKQNADEIIVKLNLGSGALKVEDVDAAFTDTDCVVKLPDGRQWSCQFYEEIESSCSKVQCKKGNFLQLVLQKKIPLHTWSSLLRRKDGSKELAKGAACWENGKEKAASAELAPEEPRAEGAELPRSRREPSNPKRAPGRSEALGGKSPASPGMQSGPSAKRAVYVKVAPTEEEPNARVTGSVEPSKGHSGRAGSRRNGRANQIDAPTAIADLAPPLEKAVVLAKETVPVEIPPLATTTEVFPHRVATCLEKRVLQPGSPAEALRGRDCTSVLGETSKAVPVATPPLGRDGEKRDWSKDDVALEAAADEPEPFVSLTFVKNDSYEKGNDLVVVHVYVKEIHKETSRVLFREQDFTLVFQTSDTNFLRLHPGCGPHTVFRWQVKLRNLIEPDQCTYNFTVSRIDVCLKKRQSQRWGGLEAPATRVGGAKVAMPTGPTPLDKNPPGSNQHPLSNKEEARGSDKEKPRVEDGGLDGVAARTAPEHVAVKQEPHIPSPKPTCMVPPMTHSPVSTESVEDDEDEDEKKKVCLPGFTGLVNLGNTCFMNSVIQSLSNTRELRDYFHDRSFESEINYNNPLGTGGRLAIGFAMLLRALWKGTHHAFQPSKLKAIVASKASQFTGYAQHDAQEFMAFLLDGLHEDLNRIQNKPYTETVDSDGRPDEVVAEEAWQRHKMRNDSFIVDLFQGQYKSKLVCPVCSKVSITFDPFLYLPVPLPQKQKVLTVYYFAKEPHKKPIKFLVSISKENSSAMEVLDSVAHSVHVKPENLRLAEVIKNRFHRMFLPSNSLDTVSPTDLLLCFEVLSPELAKERVVELQVQQRPQVPSGPVAKCAACQKKQLPEDEKLRRCTRCYRVGYCNVACQKTHWPDHKALCRPENIGFPFLISVPESRLTYARLAQLLEGYARYSVSVFQPPFQLGRMSPEQGLQPLLPDKLEPLAKSSCAAATSAPEPGDGDRASSFLQEPPLSPAVPELHPEPGDTGTVRSKVLAARSSLLSLDSGFSEHMESQGDSCCEKEPSYERALKPEAAIPGYQHTPDSLSARATQFYINKIDAANREHKLEDKGDTPLELTDDCSLALVWKNNERLKEFVLVESKELECVEDPGSASEAARAGHFTLEQCLNLFTKPEVLAPEEAWYCPKCKQHREASKQLMLWRLPNVLIIQLKRFSFRSFIWRDKINDMVDFPVRSLDLSKFCIGRKGEQQLPMYDLYAVINHYGGMIGGHYTAYARLPNDKNSQRSDVGWRLFDDSTVTTVDESQVVTRYAYVLFYRRRNSPVERPLPGQPPDHRAEHTPSAEAAASQASLIWQELEAEEQELQLEAPQRPARNSWRPRGQKRSPGTPQHPDEGCVRYFVLATTAAIVALFLNVFYPLIYQTRWR from the exons ATGTCCAGCAGCACCAATGCCCCTGGCCAGAGGAGAGTGTCTCGGGGCTTGGACGATGCCACCAACAAGAAGAAGCAGAAGGATCGAGCTAaccaggagagcagggaag TGTCTCGCCCTGAGCTCAAGCAGGCTGAGACTGCCCAGGAGAAGGACTCAGAGGAGG agctgctgctggactgGAAGCAGAATGCTGATGAGATCATTGTCAAGCTGAACTTGGGCAGCGGCGCTCTGAAAGTGGAGGATGTAGATGCTGCTTTCACCGACACGGATTGTGTGGTCAAACTACCAG ACGGGCGCCAGTGGAGCTGTCAGTTCTACGAGGAGATTGAGAGCTCATGCAGCAAAGTCCAGTGCAAGAAGGGCAATTTTCTACAGCTTGTGCTGCAGAAGAAGATCCCACTGCATACCTGGTCTTCACTTCTG agaaggaaagacgGATCCAAAGAGCTGGCCAAAGGGGCTGCATGCTGGGAGAACGGGAAGGAAaaggctgcttctgcagaactGGCCCCTGAAGAGCCCAGGGCTGAAGGTGCAGAGCTGCCAAGGTCCCGGCGGGAGCCCTCCAACCCCAAGCGTGCTCCGGGAAGAAGCGAGGCCCTGGGAGGAAAAAGCCCAGCCAGCCCAGGGATGCAGAGCGGCCCCAGTGCCAAGCGGGCAGTATACGTCAAAGTGGCTCCCACTGAAGAGGAGCCAAATGCCAGAGTCACTGGGAGCGTGGAGCCCAGCAAAGGGCACAGCgggagggcaggcagccgcCGCAATGGCAGAGCCAACCAGATCGATGCACCGACAGCCATTGCAGACCTTGCACCGCCACTGGAGAAG GCTGTGGTTTTGGCCAAGGAGACTGTTCCCGTGGAGATACCACCTCTTGCGACTACCACAGAGGTCTTTCCCCACCGTGTTGCCACCTGCTTGGAGAAGAGAGTCTtgcagccaggcagccctgcTGAGGCCTTGCGGGGCCGGGACTGCACGTCTGTTCTGGGAGAGACCTCTAAGGCTGTCCCAGTGGCCACTCCTCCCCTGGGCAGAGACGGTGAGAAAAGGGACTGGTCCAAGGACGACGTGGctctggaagcagcagctgatg AGCCAGAGCCTTTTGTGAGCCTGACCTTCGTCAAGAATGACTCATATGAGAAGGGCAATGACTTGGTGGTGGTACACGTCTACGTGAAAGAGATCCACAAGGAGACGTCCAGGGTGTTGTTCCGGGAGCAGGACTTCACGCTGGTGTTCCAGACAAG CGACACAAACTTCCTCCGCCTCCATCCTGGCTGTGGGCCCCACACAGTGTTCCGGTGGCAGGTGAAGCTCAG GAACCTTATTGAGCCAGACCAGTGCACATACAACTTCACGGTGTCTCGCATCGATGTCTGCCTGAAGAAACGCCAGAGCCAGcgctggggggggctggaggctCCAGCCACACGAG TGGGTGGTGCAAAGGTTGCCATGCCTACAGGCCCTACCCCTCTGGACAAGAACCCCCCAGGCAGTAACCAGCACCCCCTGTCCAACAAGGAGGAGGCCCGAGGCAGTGACAAAGAGAAGCCACGTGTGGAAGATGGGGGTCTGGATGGCGTGGCAGCCCGTACGGCCCCAGAGCACGTGGCAGTGAAGCAAGAGCCGCACATCCCCTCG CCTAAACCGACATGCATGGTGCCACCAATGACACATAGCCCTGTGAGCACGGAGAGCGTGGAGgatgatgaggatgaggatgagaagaagaaagtgtGCCTGCCTGGCTTCACGGGGCTGGTGAACTTGGGCAACACCTGCTTCATGAACAGCGTCATCCAGTCCCTGTCCAACACCCGGGAGCTGCGCGACTATTTCCATG ATCGATCCTTTGAGTCGGAAATCAACTACAACAACCCGCTGGGGACGGGGGGACGCCTGGCCATTGGCTTTGCCATGCTGCTGCGAGCGCTGTGGAAGGGCACGCAccatgccttccagccctctAAACTGAAG GCAATCGTGGCCAGCAAGGCCAGCCAGTTCACTGGCTATGCCCAGCACGACGCTCAGGAGTTCATGGCCTTCCTGCTCGATGGCTTGCATGAGGACCTCAACCGGATCCAGAACAAGCCCTACACGGAGACCGTTGACTCAGATGGGAGGCCTGATGAG GTGGTAGCTGAGGAGGCCTGGCAGCGACACAAAATGAGAAACGACTCTTTCATTGTGGACCTCTTCCAGGGCCAGTACAAATCCAAGCTGGTGTGCCCAGTGTGTTCCAAG GTTTCCATCACCTTTGACCCCTTCCTGTACCTCCCCGTGCCCCTCCCGCAGAAGCAGAAGGTGCTGACTGTCTACTACTTTGCAAAGGAGCCGCACAAGAAACCCATCAAG TTCCTTGTGAGTATCAGCAAGGAGAACTCCAGTGCCATGGAGGTACTTGACTCAGTGGCCCACAGTGTACACGTGAAACCAGAGAACCTGCGCCTGGCAGAG GTGATTAAGAATCGCTTCCACCGTATGTTCCTGCCATCCAACTCGCTGGACACGGTCTCCCCCACggacctgctgctctgctttgaggtgctgtccccagagctggctAAGGAGCGGGTGGTGGAGCTGCAGGTCCAGCAG CGTCCACAGGTGCCTAGCGGCCCTGTCGCCAAGTGTGCGGCCTGCCAGAAGAAGCAGCTGCCGGAGGATGAGAAGCTCAGGCGCTGCACGAGGTGCTATCGAGTCGGTTACTGCAACGT GGCATGTCAGAAAACACACTGGCCAGACCACAAGGCTTTGTGCCGCCCCGAGAACATTGGTTTCCCCTTCCTCATCAGTGTGCCAGAATCCCGTCTCACCTACGCCCGCCTggctcagctgctggagggCTACGCAAG GTACTCTGTCAGCGTGTTCCAGCCTCCGTTCCAGCTGGGCCGGATGTCACcggagcaggggctgcagcctctgctcccgGACAAGCTGGAGCCCCTGGCCAagagcagctgtgcagcagccaCCTCTGCCCCTGAGCCGGGGGATGGGGACAGAGCTTCCAGCTTCCTGCAGGAGCCCCCACTCTCGCCAGCTGTGCCTGAGCTGCACCCAGAGCCAGGGGACACCGGCACAGTCCGGAGCAAGGTTCTGGCAGCAAGAAGTTCCCTCTTGAGTTTGGATTCAGGCTTCTCCGAGCACATGGAGTCGCAGGGCGACAGCTGTTGCGAGAAGGAGCCGTCCTATGAGAGAGCCCTCAAGCCAGAAG CTGCCATTCCTGGGTACCAACACACTCCAGACTCGCTGAGTGCCCGTGCCACGCAGTTCTACATCAACAAGATCGATGCTGCCAACCGTGAGCACAAGCTGGAAGATAAAG GTGACACCCCCCTGGAGCTGACAGATGACTGCTCCCTCGCCCTGGTATGGAAGAACAACGAGCGCCTCAAGGAGTTTGTGTTGGTGGAGTCCAAGGAGCTGGAGTGCGTGGAGGACCCAGGCTCGGCCAGCGAAGCAGCCCGGGCTGGTCACTTCACCCTGGAGCAATGCCTCAATCTCTTCACCAAGCCCGAAGTCCTGGCCCCAGAGGAAGCGTG GTACTGCCCCAAGTGCAAGCAGCACCGTGAGGCCTCCAAGCAGCTGATGCTGTGGCGCCTGCCCAACGTCCTCATCATCCAGCTCAAGCGCTTCTCATTCCGCAGCTTTATTTGGAGGGACAAGATCAACGACATGGTGGACTTCCCCGTCCG GAGCCTGGACCTGAGCAAGTTCTGCATTGGCCGGAAGGGCGAGCAGCAGCTGCCCATGTATGACCTGTATGCTGTGATCAACCACTATGGAGGCATGATTGGGGGGCACTACACAGCGTACGCCCGCCTGCCCAACGACAAGAACAGCCAGCGCAGCGACGTGG GCTGGCGGCTCTTTGACGACAGTACGGTCACCACTGTGGATGAGAGCCAGGTGGTAACCAGATACGCGTATGTCCTCTTCTACCGCCGGAGGAACTCTCCTGTGGAGAGACCCCTGCCAGGGCAACCCCCAGACCACCGAGCCGAGCACACCCCCTCTGCCgaagctgctgccagccag GCTTCTCTGATCTGGCAGGAACTGGAGGCTGAAGAACAAGAACTGCAGCTCGAGGCACCCCAAAGGCCTGCAAGAAACTCCTGGAGGCCCCGTGGCCAGAAGCGGAGTCCGGgtaccccccagcacccagacGAAGGCTGCGTCAGATACTTCGTCTTGGCCACCACGGCCGCAATTGTCGCTCTCTTCCTGAACGTCTTCTACCCGCTCATTTACCAGACCCGCTGGAGATAG